GCCGGACCCGCAGGACCTGGACCCCGATGACGTCAGTGGCGCAGGGGCCGGTTCCGTGATGACGGGTGCAGGGAGAGCGAGCCTGAGCATGGTCCGCTTCCGCCCCAACCTCGTCATCGACGGCGAGGAACCCTTCGCCGAGGACGCGTGGCCGACCGTGCGGATCGGGGACGTGGAGTTCCGCACCGCCGAGACCTGCGACCGGTGCGTCATGACGACGATCGACCCGGAGACCCTCGAGCGCGGCACGGAGCCGATGCGCACCCTCGCGCGGCATCGCCGCTGGGATGGCAAGACGTGGTTCGGCACCCGACTCGTCCCCCTCACCCAGGGCGAGCTGGGGGTCGGCGATGACGTCGTCCCCGGGTGACCGGCGACCCGATGAGGAGGTCGAGCGTGACCCCACCTGAGGTCGTGACCGGGCCGGCGGAACTGCTGCCGAGCGAGGCGGAGCAGGCGCAGGTCCACCGGCGCACCCTGACCGTCGTCGTGGTCAGCCAGATCCTCGGCGGGGCCGGCCTGGCCGCAGGCATCTCCGTCGGGGCCCTGCTGGCCCAGGACATGCTTGGCTCGCCGGGGCTGTCCGGACTGCCGACGGGCCTGTTCACCCTCGGGTCGGCTCTGGCCGCCTACGCCGTGGGTCGCTCCACCCAACGGCTGGGACGACGACTGGGCCTGGCCTACGGTTTCCTCGCCGGCGGGTTGGGGGCCTTCGGCGTGGTGCTGGCGGCCGTCGCCGACAACGTGCCCTTCCTCTTCCTCTCCCTCTTCGTCTACGGCTCCGGGACGGCCACGAACCTGCAGGCCCGGTACGCCGGGACCGACCTGGCACCGGAACACCGGCGCGGGTTCGGCACGAGCATGGCCATGGTCGCCACGACGGTGGGTGCGGTGGCGGGCCCCAACCTCATCGAGCCCATGGGCAGGGTTGCCGACACGCTGGGCGTGCCGGCCCTGGCCGGACCCTTCATCCTCTCCGGGGTGGCCTACAGCGCCGCCGGCGTGGTGCTCTTCGCCTTCCTGCGGCCCGACCCGTACCTGATGGCCAAGCGGATCGCCGCCGCGGGGTACGCCGCCGCGGGCGGGTCGGGGCCCGCCCGGGTCCCCACGATCGGCGCCGGCGCGTGGGTGGGAGCGACGGTGATGATCCTGACCCAGCTGGTGATGGTCGCCGTCATGACGATGACGCCCGTGCACATGCGGGCGCACGGCCACGACCTGGGCGCGGTCGGGGTGGTCATCGGTGCGCACATCGCCGCCATGTGGCTGCCCTCGCCCCTGACCGGCGTCCTCATCGACAAGCTCGGACGCACCCCGATGGTGCTGGCGGCCGGCGTGACGCTGCTGGCCGCCGGGGTGGTCGGGGCGGTCGCGCCGGGCGACTCCCTGGGCCTGCTCATCGTGGCTCTCAGCCTGCTCGGGCTCGGCTGGAACCTCGGCCTGATCACCGGCACCACGCTCGTCGTCGACGCCACCGTCCCGCAGAACAGGGCCCGCACCCAGGGGACCATCGACGTCCTCGTCGCGCTCGCCGGCGCCGGGGGTGGTGTCTCCTCCGGTCTGGTGCTGGCGGCGAGCAGCTACCAGGCGCTCGCCCTCGGTGGCGGGTTGCTCGCCCTCGCCCTCGTCCCCGTCCTGCTCTGGGCGAGGGTGCACCACGCCGTCCGGGCCTGAGCAGCCGGCTCACTCGCAACCGATGCCGTCACCGTCCCGGTCGAGGTGGCGGCCGTATCCGGGGTCGCCCGCGCGCACCGGTGCGCTTCCCGCGGCCCGGGCCGCGGTGCAGTTGGCGAAGGGGGCCTGCCCGGCTGCCGGGGGTGGCTGCGGGGGTGTCGTGGTCCGGGGCTCGGGCTCCGGTGCAGGGGTGACCTCCGGCTCGGCGGTCGGCGCCGGAACCGGCGTGGTCGTCGTCGTGGTGGTCGCAACGTCCGCGGTCACGGTCGGCGTCGTCGTCACGGTCGTGGTGGTCGTGGTGGTGACGGTCGTCGTGGGGGGTGGCGCAGCGGTGGGTTCACCCCCGCCGCCGCACCCGCCCGGGGCGAGCGCGAGGAGCACGGACGCGGCAGCGGGCCACGCCCCCTTCGCCCTGCTCATGGGGCGCCCCGCGCGGGTACGCCGGTACCCGCGGGCGTCGGCAGCGGCTGGCCGGGGCACGAATCGAGGATCCGGGTCAGCGCATCGTGCTCGGGAGGAGTCACCCACAGGTCGTAGCGCTGCTTGACCGCGACCTGGCGGGCGGCGTAGTCGCAGCGGAAGGACGTGCGCGGCAGCCAGGTGGCGGCATCGCCGTCACCCTTGTGCGCGTTGGCGCTGCCGTGGACGGCGAGCAGGTTGAGCGGGTCGTTGGCCAGGTTCTCCCGCTGCTGCGCTCCCAGCTGCTGCGCGCCCGTCTGCCACGCGTTGGACAGGGCCACGAGGTGGTCGATCTGCACCTCACGCGAGGTGTCCCGGCCGCGGACGAAGGAGATCGTCGTACTCGTGAAGGGGTCCTGCAGCGTCCCCGTGAGCACGACGCACCCCCCGGTGGACGGGTCGAGCGTGATGGCGGCAAGGTCCCGGCGCAGCACGTCGTTGCGGGTGTCGCAGCCGTTGTGACCACCGTCGACCTCGACCGCGTCGCTCCACGCCTGGCCGAACTGCGCTCGGTCGTACCCCGTCCTCGGCGCTCGCCCCTTGACCGGGAGGCTCTCCAGCACGTCGAGCGTGGGGGAGGAGGCGCCGGCGGTGGACGTGCCGCCGGGGCCGTCCGCGGCGGGCGTCGGTGCCGTCTCGGTGACCGTCACCGGGGACGGGGTGACCGTCGTGGGCGAGGCCGTGGTCGTGGCGCTCGCCGTCTCGGTCACCGTCGTCGTCGCTGCGGTCGGCCCGCCCGGCGCGGTGCACGCCGATGCGACGACGCTCGCGAGCAAAATCGCAAGCCCTCCTCGGGACCTTGTGGACATGAGCCGAACCGTAGCCGGGGCTGGGGACAACCCGGTCGGCGGCCGCAGTCACGAGGATCCACCTGCGACACAGTGTCGGAAACAGACCGCGTCAGTTACCCCACCCGGCCCGATGACAGGGGCCTCGAGGCGTTCCTAGCATCGTCACCATGGACGAGCAGATACCCCACGACGACGTGGTGATCATCGGCGCCGGCATCGGCGGTCTGACCCTGGCCCTCGCCCTGCGCGAGCGCGGCATCGACGCGCGGATCCTCGAGCGCACCGCCGAGCTGCGTGAGGTCGGGGCCGCTGTCGCCCTCTCGGCCAACGCGACGAACCTGCTTCGTCGCTTCGGCGTCTACGCTGACCTCGACGAGGTGTCCTGGCCGCAGACGGACCTGATCTTCCGCGACGGTCGCACCGGGTCGACGCTGGGACGTACCCCCGTCGGGAGCACCTACCGCGAGCGATTCGGCGCGGATTACTGGGGGGTGCATCGCGCGGACCTGCAGCGGGTCCTCTCCGACGCCGTCGGCGCCGACCGGATCAGGCTCTCCCACCATCTGGTCGACCTGCACGAGGAGGACGACCGAGTCCTGCTCGACCTCGCCGACGGGTCGCAGCGCAGTGCCGGGATCGTCGTCGGTGCGGACGGGGTCCGCTCTCTCCTGCGCCGCTGGGTCGTCGGTCACGACGACGCGATCTACTCCGGACGCTCGGGTTTCCGCGGGATCATCCCCACCGAGCAGCTGACCGCGCTGCCCGACCCGAGGGCCATCCAGTTCTGGATCGGTCCGACCGGGCATCTCCTGCACTACGCGATGGGCGGTCAGGGCCAGGACGTGAACTTCCTGGCCGTCAGCCGCACCCCTCACGAGTGGACCGCCGACGGGTGGGTGGTGCCGGCCACCGACGAGGAGAAGTTCGTCCCCTTCACCGGCTGGCACCCCGCCGTCACGCAGATGCTCGGGGCGGTCGAGGTCGACCAGCGCTGGGCCCTGATGCGCCGCCCGCCGCTGCCGACCTGGCACCGGGGTCGGGTGGTCCTCCTCGGCGACGCCGCGCACGCCCTCGTCCCGCACCACGGTCAGGGCGCCAACCAGGCCATCGAGGACACGTGGGCGCTCGCGGACGAACTCGCGGGTGCCGATCCGGACGACCCGACGCGGGCCTTCGAGGCCTTCGAAGGGAGGCGTCGCCTGCGCACGCGCGCGGTGCAGTACGCGTCGTGGCAGGTCGCGGAGGTGCTCCATCTCCCGGACGGGCCCCTGGCGGACGCACGCAACGCAGAAATGGCCAGGACGGACTACTTCGAGGACACGCTCGCCTGGATCCACGGGTACGACCCGGTCGTCGACTCGGGGATCCGGCCGGGCGCGCTCAACCGGTGAGCATCCCGGCCAGTCGGGCCACCCGCAGACCGGTGTGCAGATCGCGGCGGGCCACACCGTCGCGCAGGTCCGCGCCGGTCGTGGAGCGGATGCGGGTGAGGCGGTAGTACAGCGTTGAGCGATGGATGCCCAGACCCGTGGCCGTGGCCCGGGCATCCCCGCCCGCGGCGAGGTAGGCCTCGAGCGTCGGGACGTCGACCTCGCGGTGGTCGTCCGACATCAGCCGGGACACCGCGTCGGGCAGGTCGTCGGCGGTCAGCCGCTCCAGCGGCAGACGGAGCACCAGCTTGTCCAGGCCGAGCTGCGTCCATGACGTCACCCGCGCGTACGTCCTCGGGTCGAGGCACGCAGCCCGCCAGGCCAACTGGGCCTGGTCATGGCTCGTCGCCGCGTCGGCGAGGCTGGTGACGGTGCCCCCGATGCCGGCGTGCACGTCGGCGAGTCCCGGTGCGTCGAGCACCCGCTCCAGCCGGTCGTGCACGACCGGCCGGGGGAAGACGAGCACGCCGGTGCCGCCGATGAGGCCCCCGACGACGGTGGCCGTGGACGTGCGCGCGACGAAGTCGAGGGTCGCCTCGACGGACGTGCGAGCGGCCAACGCGCCATCCGGGTGACCCGTTGGAGCGCCGAGGACGACCGTGCAGTACTGACCGGTTGACCCGACGAGCCCCTCGACGACGAGGGCGGTTGCGGCGCAGTCCCGTTGTTCCGCGGAGGCATCCGTCGCGAGAAGCGAGGTCAGCAGCTCATCGGTTCTGGCAGCCTCACGCTCGACCAACTTCGTCCGCAGGGACAGCAGGACACTCAGGCGGGCCGCACCGTCGGCGAGGATCTCGCCGGTCGGCGCAGGGACGCCCTTCGCTCGGACGTGCAGGAGGTGGCCGACGCGGTGACGATCGTCGCGAAGGGGGTGCAGCACCCACTCCGTCCCGTCGCCCGCGGTGCGGGTGGTCGGCCCGTTGCCGGCGGGCAGGGGCGGCCAGGTGTCGCTGTGGGCCAGCAGGTGCGACAGCCGGGCCCGGTCCGCGTCGGTCTCGTGGATGGAGTAGGCGAGCACCCGCATCCTCGCGTCGACGACGACGAGTCGCCGTTGGAGGGCCTCGGCCAGGTCCTGCAGCTCGTCGTCGAGGTTGGTCACGGGGTGCACGGCCCCATCCTGCACCCCACGCGACCGAGAATTCTGCAGTGCGTTTGCGGTGAGGCCCGGACGGGACGAGCATGGGTGGTTCGTGCAGACCGACGAAGGGAGGGGCCGACCGTGCCGCAGCAGCCCACCCCTGTCGAGGCCGCCGAGGACGAGACGCTCGCCCGCTTGCTCGAGGAGGGGCAGGGCGACGACGTGGGGACCGTGCAGCGCTACGGCACCTCGGAGGATGCGGTCCTCGAGCGCTACGGACCGGTGGACGCCCCGACCGTCGTCCTCGTGCACGGTGGCTACTTCCGGCCGGGCGTGGACCGGACCCACTCGCGTCCCCAGGCGCGGGCACTCGTGGCCGCGGGGTGGCAGGTGGTTCTCCCCGAGTACCGACGAGTACCGGGGGCGGCCTGCACCGCGACCGAGGACCTCGCCGCGCTGACCGCGTACCTGCGTGAGGAGCACGTCGACGTGCGTGTCTGGGTCGGTCACTCCGCCGGCGGCGCTCTGGTGCTCTGGCGCGCACTGGCCGGCGATCTGCCACCGGTGCGCGTGGTCGCCCTCGCCCCGGTGGCCGACTTCGACGCGGCGGTGGCGCAGCGGCTCGGGGGCGACGCGGTCCGTGACTGGGTCGGCGCCGGCCCACAGGAGGCGCCCATGACGTACGCCCGGCTCGATCCGACCCGTCTGGCGGCCCGCAGCGCCGACGCCCTGGCGCGCATCCACCTCGTCCACGGCACGGTGGACGCGACGGTCCCCGTCAGGCAGAGCGAGGACTTCCCCGCCGCCCGGACGCTCGTGCCCGGTGCGCACCACTTCGATCTCGTCGACCCCGCGTCACCCCACTGGCCGAGCGTCCTGGGCGCCATCGACGGCTGAGCCGGTCCCGACCGGGGGCCTCGGCGACGCACTGGCGTGCGGTTCGTCAGCGCAGGTCGAGGTCGACGAGGACGGGTAGGTGATCGGATCGCAGGCTCTGCCGGGTTCGCGGTTTCGATGTGCTCACGCCAGCGATCGACCCTCCCGGCAGGCGGCCATCGACAACGCGAGCACCACGGCGACCACCCCCACGGTCGCGGCCACCAGGAGCGGTCTGCTCCCGACGTGGGGGAGGACCAGGCGCGCCACGAGGGCCACCCCGAGCAGCGCGGGCACCACCGCACTCACGGGGCCGGCCGACGACCGAGCACGAGGAGGACCACGAGGGGAGTGGCGGTCACCCCCACCGCGAAGGCGCCGAGGATCTCGGGCGGTGTCTCGGCGGCGCGGCCGAAGACGGTGATGAGCAGGGGAGTCCACCCCCGCAGGAGCTCGATGAGCAACCACACCAGCGTGGCCACGGCGAGGGTGGCAGCGCCGACCGCTTCGTCATGGTGGTGCTGGGGGTCATCCGCGGGCGAGCTGGTCGCCGATGGCCTCGAGCGCCTCGGCGACCTCGGTGTAGGAGGTGCT
The DNA window shown above is from Janibacter sp. A1S7 and carries:
- a CDS encoding MFS transporter — protein: MTPPEVVTGPAELLPSEAEQAQVHRRTLTVVVVSQILGGAGLAAGISVGALLAQDMLGSPGLSGLPTGLFTLGSALAAYAVGRSTQRLGRRLGLAYGFLAGGLGAFGVVLAAVADNVPFLFLSLFVYGSGTATNLQARYAGTDLAPEHRRGFGTSMAMVATTVGAVAGPNLIEPMGRVADTLGVPALAGPFILSGVAYSAAGVVLFAFLRPDPYLMAKRIAAAGYAAAGGSGPARVPTIGAGAWVGATVMILTQLVMVAVMTMTPVHMRAHGHDLGAVGVVIGAHIAAMWLPSPLTGVLIDKLGRTPMVLAAGVTLLAAGVVGAVAPGDSLGLLIVALSLLGLGWNLGLITGTTLVVDATVPQNRARTQGTIDVLVALAGAGGGVSSGLVLAASSYQALALGGGLLALALVPVLLWARVHHAVRA
- a CDS encoding excalibur calcium-binding domain-containing protein, which encodes MSRAKGAWPAAASVLLALAPGGCGGGGEPTAAPPPTTTVTTTTTTTVTTTPTVTADVATTTTTTTPVPAPTAEPEVTPAPEPEPRTTTPPQPPPAAGQAPFANCTAARAAGSAPVRAGDPGYGRHLDRDGDGIGCE
- a CDS encoding HNH endonuclease family protein, whose translation is MSTRSRGGLAILLASVVASACTAPGGPTAATTTVTETASATTTASPTTVTPSPVTVTETAPTPAADGPGGTSTAGASSPTLDVLESLPVKGRAPRTGYDRAQFGQAWSDAVEVDGGHNGCDTRNDVLRRDLAAITLDPSTGGCVVLTGTLQDPFTSTTISFVRGRDTSREVQIDHLVALSNAWQTGAQQLGAQQRENLANDPLNLLAVHGSANAHKGDGDAATWLPRTSFRCDYAARQVAVKQRYDLWVTPPEHDALTRILDSCPGQPLPTPAGTGVPARGAP
- a CDS encoding FAD-dependent monooxygenase, with translation MDEQIPHDDVVIIGAGIGGLTLALALRERGIDARILERTAELREVGAAVALSANATNLLRRFGVYADLDEVSWPQTDLIFRDGRTGSTLGRTPVGSTYRERFGADYWGVHRADLQRVLSDAVGADRIRLSHHLVDLHEEDDRVLLDLADGSQRSAGIVVGADGVRSLLRRWVVGHDDAIYSGRSGFRGIIPTEQLTALPDPRAIQFWIGPTGHLLHYAMGGQGQDVNFLAVSRTPHEWTADGWVVPATDEEKFVPFTGWHPAVTQMLGAVEVDQRWALMRRPPLPTWHRGRVVLLGDAAHALVPHHGQGANQAIEDTWALADELAGADPDDPTRAFEAFEGRRRLRTRAVQYASWQVAEVLHLPDGPLADARNAEMARTDYFEDTLAWIHGYDPVVDSGIRPGALNR
- a CDS encoding PucR family transcriptional regulator, which produces MHPVTNLDDELQDLAEALQRRLVVVDARMRVLAYSIHETDADRARLSHLLAHSDTWPPLPAGNGPTTRTAGDGTEWVLHPLRDDRHRVGHLLHVRAKGVPAPTGEILADGAARLSVLLSLRTKLVEREAARTDELLTSLLATDASAEQRDCAATALVVEGLVGSTGQYCTVVLGAPTGHPDGALAARTSVEATLDFVARTSTATVVGGLIGGTGVLVFPRPVVHDRLERVLDAPGLADVHAGIGGTVTSLADAATSHDQAQLAWRAACLDPRTYARVTSWTQLGLDKLVLRLPLERLTADDLPDAVSRLMSDDHREVDVPTLEAYLAAGGDARATATGLGIHRSTLYYRLTRIRSTTGADLRDGVARRDLHTGLRVARLAGMLTG
- a CDS encoding alpha/beta hydrolase family protein; the protein is MPQQPTPVEAAEDETLARLLEEGQGDDVGTVQRYGTSEDAVLERYGPVDAPTVVLVHGGYFRPGVDRTHSRPQARALVAAGWQVVLPEYRRVPGAACTATEDLAALTAYLREEHVDVRVWVGHSAGGALVLWRALAGDLPPVRVVALAPVADFDAAVAQRLGGDAVRDWVGAGPQEAPMTYARLDPTRLAARSADALARIHLVHGTVDATVPVRQSEDFPAARTLVPGAHHFDLVDPASPHWPSVLGAIDG